One window from the genome of Synechococcus sp. PROS-7-1 encodes:
- the grrA gene encoding GrrA/OscA1 family cyclophane-containing rSAM-modified RiPP, whose amino-acid sequence MNKTSLLSLAAVLATSAVLCESSKAAVHREPDLGNALEQRIERMGTKAWALLDSNGITGTTPDSIARAWGNGGGRAWGNGGRAWGNGGRGFANGGGGGFANGYRGGFANW is encoded by the coding sequence ATGAACAAAACCAGTCTGCTCAGTCTTGCCGCTGTTCTTGCGACCAGCGCCGTCCTCTGCGAGTCCTCGAAAGCCGCCGTGCACCGCGAGCCTGATCTTGGCAATGCGCTCGAACAGCGCATTGAACGGATGGGAACGAAGGCCTGGGCTCTCCTCGACAGCAACGGCATCACCGGCACCACTCCCGATTCCATCGCCAGGGCCTGGGGCAACGGCGGCGGCCGGGCCTGGGGCAACGGTGGCCGGGCCTGGGGCAACGGCGGCCGTGGCTTCGCGAACGGCGGCGGCGGTGGTTTCGCCAATGGCTACCGCGGCGGTTTCGCGAACTGGTGA
- the grrP gene encoding extracellular substrate binding-like orphan protein GrrP: MPTDRVLRSALIGALSVLAFGCQAKSPLAEPGANKRSDGQLRTVVVGEELPLVKKTDAGFDGLSFVFIEAIRDQLSHTDGKEMAIQTIPVKTLRDAQSLLEEGKADLACGVDFSWERQTLLDYTLPFATTGIRLLAPKGNDGTPDSLQGKTIGVVQDSVAASVLANNLETATFKFFSSPSTALEALKDGTIEILGGDSLWLQASRERAAAKNDLVPNQPYARTSVACVVAEGDASLLDAGNLAIGRVLQDYVDGDQAVRKEINSWIGPGSAVGLSVDDIAHYYSVVLATVTEFQQDTDRSN; the protein is encoded by the coding sequence ATGCCCACCGATCGCGTTCTGAGGTCCGCCCTAATCGGTGCCCTCAGTGTTCTGGCCTTTGGTTGCCAAGCGAAGTCTCCGTTGGCTGAGCCTGGAGCGAACAAACGGAGCGATGGTCAACTGCGGACTGTCGTGGTGGGGGAAGAGCTTCCCCTGGTGAAGAAAACAGACGCGGGCTTCGACGGTTTGAGCTTTGTCTTCATCGAAGCCATCCGGGATCAGCTCAGCCACACCGATGGGAAGGAGATGGCAATCCAGACGATCCCCGTCAAAACCCTGCGCGACGCACAGTCCCTGCTGGAGGAAGGCAAAGCAGATCTGGCTTGTGGTGTGGATTTCAGCTGGGAGCGACAGACCCTGCTGGATTACACGCTGCCCTTTGCAACAACTGGAATCCGTCTCTTGGCACCTAAAGGGAATGACGGCACCCCTGACAGTCTTCAAGGCAAGACCATCGGGGTCGTGCAAGACAGTGTTGCCGCCTCCGTGCTGGCCAACAACCTTGAAACTGCAACGTTCAAGTTCTTTTCTTCTCCCTCCACAGCATTGGAGGCTCTAAAAGACGGGACGATTGAAATCCTGGGCGGAGACAGTCTTTGGCTGCAAGCCAGCCGCGAGAGAGCCGCAGCCAAAAATGATCTCGTGCCGAATCAGCCCTACGCCCGCACATCTGTGGCTTGCGTGGTAGCTGAGGGAGATGCATCCCTTTTGGACGCTGGCAATCTCGCCATCGGTCGGGTGCTGCAGGATTACGTGGACGGGGATCAGGCCGTTCGCAAAGAGATCAACAGCTGGATCGGCCCTGGCAGTGCTGTGGGCTTAAGCGTCGACGACATCGCCCACTACTACAGCGTTGTGCTGGCAACTGTGACGGAATTCCAACAAGACACGGATCGCTCCAACTGA
- the grrA gene encoding GrrA/OscA1 family cyclophane-containing rSAM-modified RiPP → MLTLMAACSTLQQGASARVFVEPDPGLALEQRVNALNLDQLQHPQEELLARHWRNGGGWGNGGGRRWRNGGWGNGGFRNGGWRNGGFRNGGWGNGGGIGWANGGPGITIRW, encoded by the coding sequence TTGCTCACGTTGATGGCCGCCTGCTCCACGCTTCAGCAGGGAGCCTCTGCCCGCGTTTTCGTTGAACCTGATCCGGGCCTGGCTCTCGAGCAACGCGTGAATGCGCTGAATCTTGACCAACTCCAGCATCCGCAAGAGGAGCTCCTCGCCCGCCACTGGAGGAACGGTGGTGGCTGGGGCAATGGCGGTGGGCGCCGCTGGCGCAATGGCGGCTGGGGCAACGGTGGCTTTCGCAACGGCGGATGGCGAAACGGTGGGTTCCGCAATGGCGGCTGGGGAAATGGTGGCGGAATTGGCTGGGCAAATGGTGGTCCCGGAATCACCATTCGCTGGTGA
- the grrM gene encoding cyclophane-forming radical SAM/SPASM peptide maturase GrrM/OscB, whose product MNTSDYGPIGLLVIQSTSLCNLDCSYCYLPDRQKRNIFNLQQQLPLLLERVYESPFWGPHLSILWHAGEPLTLPTAFYDEASNIIRRETADLQAQGVVIEQHIQTNATLINDDWCDCFQRNNIVVGVSIDGPEEIHNSHRRFRNGQGSHGHTLNGIRTLRKHNIDFHAIAVLTEDALDQPERMYTFFRDEGIHALGFNVEEQEGVHTNSSMQGLAKEGRYREFLSRFWALNQQDGFPLRIREFDQVMGMIAGGQRLLQNEMNRPYAILSVDAKGNFSTFDPELLSVETERYGLFNLGNIRDLSLLDATETAPFQRLLLEMQAGTDRCRQTCDYYGFCGGGNGSNKYWEHGSLDAAETCACRFSSQIPVDVVLSKLELESATSP is encoded by the coding sequence GTGAACACGTCTGACTACGGCCCCATTGGTCTTCTGGTGATCCAGTCGACCTCCCTCTGCAATCTCGACTGCAGCTACTGCTACCTGCCAGACCGGCAGAAGCGGAACATCTTCAACCTCCAGCAGCAGCTACCCCTGCTGCTGGAGCGGGTGTATGAAAGCCCGTTTTGGGGGCCCCATCTTTCGATTCTCTGGCACGCCGGAGAACCCCTCACGCTGCCAACTGCGTTTTACGACGAAGCCAGCAACATCATCAGGCGGGAAACGGCCGATCTTCAGGCCCAGGGGGTGGTGATTGAGCAGCACATCCAGACCAATGCCACGTTGATCAACGACGACTGGTGTGACTGCTTCCAACGCAACAACATCGTCGTCGGCGTGAGCATTGATGGTCCTGAAGAGATTCACAACAGCCACAGGCGGTTCCGCAATGGCCAGGGATCCCATGGGCACACCCTGAATGGCATCCGCACCCTCAGGAAGCACAACATCGACTTTCACGCGATCGCCGTGCTCACAGAGGATGCTCTCGATCAACCCGAGCGCATGTACACCTTCTTCCGCGATGAGGGGATTCATGCACTGGGCTTCAACGTGGAGGAGCAGGAGGGTGTTCATACCAACTCCTCGATGCAAGGACTGGCCAAGGAGGGGCGCTACCGCGAGTTTCTCTCCCGTTTCTGGGCTCTCAATCAACAGGATGGGTTTCCTCTGCGCATCAGGGAATTCGACCAGGTGATGGGCATGATCGCCGGTGGTCAACGCCTGCTGCAGAACGAAATGAACCGCCCCTACGCGATTCTGAGCGTGGACGCAAAAGGCAACTTCTCCACCTTCGACCCCGAACTGCTCTCGGTGGAAACCGAGCGCTACGGATTGTTCAACCTTGGCAACATCCGCGATCTCTCGCTCTTGGATGCCACCGAAACCGCCCCATTCCAGCGGCTGCTGCTGGAGATGCAGGCTGGAACCGATCGCTGTCGACAGACCTGTGATTACTACGGGTTCTGCGGAGGTGGGAACGGCAGCAACAAATACTGGGAACACGGAAGTCTCGATGCGGCCGAAACCTGCGCATGCCGCTTCTCGAGCCAGATCCCTGTCGATGTGGTCCTTAGCAAGCTGGAACTGGAGAGTGCGACCAGCCCCTAA
- the grrP gene encoding extracellular substrate binding-like orphan protein GrrP, protein MRLIKRAATGLLALSTVALVACQNKETDNKTGSQSSASAPEQSTSNVFDTGKLRAVVIGDALPMVKKDGDNYDGLSFVVLEAIRDQLNVSPLKKDKDIDIEPVAVGSAQEGLNKIRSGDADIACGVAFSWKRQRTLTYTLPFAMGGVRVLAPKGNDGTPDSLNGQTVGVVKDSVAANVLASSVDDASFQFFNTPDEALAALKDGTVKVLGGDSLWLKANQAATAPEAALVPALPYARSGIGCVVAGTTPKLLNMSNLAIGRLLSAYVNDNDEVRTEINNWIGSGSTVGLSDDQIGTFFTIVLSTAAEFNKQS, encoded by the coding sequence ATGCGTCTGATCAAGAGAGCCGCCACTGGCCTGCTCGCCCTCTCCACCGTGGCTCTGGTTGCCTGCCAAAACAAGGAAACAGACAACAAAACGGGATCACAATCCTCCGCATCAGCCCCAGAGCAATCGACCAGCAACGTCTTTGACACAGGCAAGCTTCGCGCTGTTGTGATCGGCGATGCCCTGCCGATGGTGAAGAAGGACGGCGACAACTACGACGGCTTGTCGTTCGTGGTTCTCGAAGCCATCCGGGATCAGCTCAACGTGTCCCCGCTGAAAAAAGACAAAGACATCGACATCGAACCGGTTGCCGTTGGATCGGCGCAGGAAGGACTCAACAAAATTCGTTCCGGAGATGCCGATATCGCCTGTGGCGTGGCCTTCAGCTGGAAGCGCCAACGCACCCTCACGTACACCCTTCCCTTCGCCATGGGTGGGGTAAGGGTGCTGGCCCCGAAAGGCAACGATGGAACCCCCGACAGCCTGAACGGACAAACGGTTGGTGTGGTGAAAGACAGCGTGGCTGCCAACGTTCTGGCCTCTTCGGTGGATGACGCCTCCTTCCAGTTCTTCAACACCCCCGACGAAGCACTTGCCGCGCTCAAGGACGGAACGGTGAAAGTTCTCGGCGGCGACAGTCTCTGGCTGAAGGCCAACCAAGCTGCAACCGCTCCCGAAGCAGCGCTGGTCCCCGCCCTTCCCTATGCGCGCTCTGGAATTGGCTGCGTGGTGGCTGGAACCACCCCCAAGCTTTTGAACATGAGCAACCTGGCCATCGGACGTCTGCTCTCGGCCTACGTCAACGACAACGACGAAGTCCGCACTGAAATCAACAACTGGATCGGCAGTGGCAGCACCGTGGGCCTTAGCGATGACCAAATCGGCACCTTCTTCACGATCGTGTTGTCCACGGCAGCCGAATTCAACAAGCAGTCCTGA